A stretch of Saccharothrix texasensis DNA encodes these proteins:
- a CDS encoding MarR family winged helix-turn-helix transcriptional regulator, with the protein MLQIDEDGRVSHAIFRVARLHRMLAGQLLRQAGLHPGQEMVMMRLWDRGPQRQSDLCGELGADSPTMTRTVQRLERAGFVRRSPDPTDGRAVLVEPTAASQALRHQVERMWRELEEATLGDMDEDQQAETLRVLGLLECNLAVRVNKPVGRPSGQA; encoded by the coding sequence ATGCTCCAGATCGACGAGGACGGGCGCGTCAGCCACGCGATCTTCCGCGTCGCCCGCCTGCACCGCATGCTCGCCGGTCAACTGCTCAGGCAGGCAGGCCTGCACCCAGGACAGGAAATGGTGATGATGCGCCTCTGGGACCGCGGTCCGCAGCGGCAGTCGGACCTGTGCGGCGAGCTGGGCGCGGACTCGCCGACCATGACCAGGACCGTGCAGCGGCTGGAACGCGCGGGCTTCGTGCGCCGCTCACCCGACCCGACCGACGGCCGCGCCGTGCTCGTCGAGCCGACCGCCGCCAGCCAGGCGCTGCGGCACCAGGTCGAGCGCATGTGGCGCGAGCTGGAGGAAGCCACCCTCGGCGACATGGACGAAGACCAGCAGGCCGAGACCCTGAGGGTGCTCGGCCTGCTGGAGTGCAACTTGGCGGTCCGGGTGAACAAGCCCGTCGGTCGGCCTAGCGGGCAGGCCTGA
- a CDS encoding carbohydrate ABC transporter permease — MRRRVAENLTAYGFLSAALICFAVFSWYPIARGAVLGFQQVDFVTEPTWVGWENFERLFADPLFATAWRNTLLFTALALVFGFVVPFLLAVVLNELRHFKGYFRLIVYLPVMLPPVVAALIWKWMYDPGPGLLNSALRGLGLEGAAWLDSADTSMLSLVIVATWANLGTATLIYLAALQSIPGDLYEAAELDGAGVLRRLWHVTVPQTRFVLLVLLLLQVVATMQVFTEPYVMTGGGPEDSTVTVLLLLYRYAFYYNDFGTASALSLLLLLVLGAFTALYLRVTRKADV; from the coding sequence ATGCGCCGCCGCGTCGCGGAGAACCTGACCGCGTACGGGTTCCTGTCCGCCGCGCTGATCTGCTTCGCGGTGTTCTCCTGGTACCCGATCGCGCGTGGGGCGGTGCTCGGCTTCCAGCAGGTCGACTTCGTCACCGAGCCCACGTGGGTCGGCTGGGAGAACTTCGAGCGGCTCTTCGCCGACCCCCTGTTCGCCACGGCGTGGCGCAACACGCTGCTGTTCACCGCGCTGGCGCTGGTGTTCGGCTTCGTGGTGCCGTTCCTGCTCGCGGTCGTGCTCAACGAGCTGCGGCACTTCAAGGGCTACTTCCGGCTCATCGTGTACTTGCCCGTGATGCTGCCGCCGGTGGTGGCCGCGCTGATCTGGAAGTGGATGTACGACCCCGGCCCGGGCCTGCTCAACTCGGCGTTGCGCGGGCTCGGGCTGGAGGGCGCGGCGTGGCTGGACAGCGCCGACACCTCGATGCTGTCGCTGGTGATCGTGGCGACCTGGGCGAACCTGGGCACCGCCACGCTGATCTACCTGGCCGCGCTGCAGAGCATCCCCGGAGACCTGTACGAGGCGGCCGAGCTGGACGGCGCGGGCGTGCTGCGCAGGCTGTGGCACGTCACGGTGCCGCAGACCCGGTTCGTGCTGCTGGTGCTGCTGCTGTTGCAGGTCGTGGCGACGATGCAGGTGTTCACCGAGCCGTACGTGATGACCGGCGGCGGGCCCGAGGACTCCACGGTCACCGTGCTGCTCCTGCTGTACCGGTACGCCTTCTACTACAACGACTTCGGCACGGCGAGTGCCCTGAGCCTGTTGCTGCTGCTGGTGCTCGGCGCGTTCACCGCGCTGTACCTGCGGGTGACGCGGAAGGCGGACGTGTGA
- a CDS encoding ABC transporter substrate-binding protein, whose protein sequence is MNSTSLRRAAGLLLAGSLSLAAVACSQADETGAAAGGKVTISVNGQPPQTQPFDRKVFDEDVAEFEAANPDIDIEPHEGFMDPKTFSAKLAGGQLEDVFYAYFTDPANLIARKQAADITDYVKDVPHYDAIRQELRDVFSKDGKVYGVPTANYSMGLLYNRALFTQAGLNPDQPPKTWDEVREAAKKITALGDGKVGFAEYSKNNQGGWHFTAWMYSVGGQVARQDGDKWVADFNNDKGREALQHLKDMRWADNTMGEKQLLVIEDVQQMMGAGQLGMYLAAPDNVPTLVNQFKGDYANYGLTGIPDGEGTLIGGEGYMLNPKATPEKIKAGLKWVQWKFLNPDRFEKNLQRYKDQGQPIGLPVPPVADVWTGDIAAKQAQLKESLATVPVANFKSYVDATPKGRIEPPNAQQVYAILDNVMQAVLTNRDADISLLLADAEAKVNPVLAQVK, encoded by the coding sequence ATGAACTCAACCAGCCTCCGCAGAGCGGCGGGGTTGCTGCTGGCAGGCAGCCTGAGCCTGGCCGCCGTCGCGTGCTCGCAAGCCGACGAGACCGGCGCCGCCGCCGGTGGCAAGGTCACGATCTCCGTCAACGGCCAGCCGCCGCAGACCCAGCCGTTCGACCGCAAGGTCTTCGACGAGGACGTGGCCGAGTTCGAGGCCGCCAACCCGGACATCGACATCGAGCCGCACGAGGGGTTCATGGACCCCAAGACGTTCTCCGCGAAGCTCGCGGGCGGCCAGCTCGAGGACGTCTTCTACGCCTACTTCACCGACCCGGCGAACCTCATCGCGCGCAAGCAGGCCGCGGACATCACCGACTACGTGAAGGACGTCCCGCACTACGACGCCATCCGGCAGGAGCTGCGCGACGTCTTCAGCAAGGACGGCAAGGTCTACGGCGTCCCCACCGCCAACTACTCGATGGGCCTGCTCTACAACCGGGCGCTGTTCACCCAGGCGGGCCTGAACCCCGACCAGCCGCCGAAGACGTGGGACGAGGTCCGCGAGGCCGCCAAGAAGATCACCGCGCTCGGTGACGGCAAGGTCGGTTTCGCCGAGTACAGCAAGAACAACCAGGGCGGCTGGCACTTCACCGCGTGGATGTACTCCGTCGGCGGCCAGGTCGCCCGCCAGGACGGCGACAAGTGGGTCGCGGACTTCAACAACGACAAGGGCCGTGAAGCCCTCCAGCACCTCAAGGACATGCGCTGGGCCGACAACACGATGGGCGAGAAGCAGCTGCTCGTCATCGAGGACGTCCAGCAGATGATGGGCGCGGGCCAGCTCGGCATGTACCTGGCCGCGCCGGACAACGTGCCGACCCTGGTCAACCAGTTCAAGGGCGACTACGCGAACTACGGCCTCACCGGCATCCCGGACGGCGAGGGCACGCTCATCGGCGGCGAGGGCTACATGCTCAACCCGAAGGCGACGCCGGAGAAGATCAAGGCCGGGCTGAAGTGGGTCCAGTGGAAGTTCCTCAACCCGGACCGGTTCGAGAAGAACCTCCAGCGGTACAAGGACCAGGGGCAGCCGATCGGCCTGCCCGTGCCGCCGGTCGCCGACGTCTGGACCGGTGACATCGCCGCCAAGCAGGCCCAGCTCAAGGAGAGCCTGGCGACCGTGCCGGTGGCGAACTTCAAGTCCTACGTGGACGCCACCCCCAAGGGGCGGATCGAGCCGCCGAACGCCCAGCAGGTGTACGCGATCCTCGACAACGTCATGCAGGCGGTGCTCACCAACCGCGACGCGGACATCAGCCTGCTCCTGGCCGACGCGGAAGCCAAGGTGAACCCCGTCCTGGCCCAGGTCAAGTGA
- a CDS encoding enoyl-CoA hydratase/isomerase family protein, with translation MTVSLDVSGGIAVIRIDEPSDTVLAEVRAVLPVLAGARAVVLLVDPGLCAAGTERLVRGSVAQREAVAAALRGVAEELVNLPVPVVAAIGGNPSGEAAELAMACDWRVLAADGGLGWVTDGRVTGDQVLVARRVTAEEALRTGLVDRVVPRCSVLRAAVELANECKSTQAGRKSCRIVAP, from the coding sequence ATGACCGTCTCACTCGATGTCTCCGGCGGGATCGCGGTCATCCGGATCGACGAGCCGTCGGACACGGTCCTGGCCGAGGTGCGCGCGGTGCTGCCGGTGCTGGCCGGGGCCCGCGCGGTCGTGCTCCTGGTCGACCCGGGCCTGTGCGCCGCGGGCACCGAACGGCTGGTCCGGGGGTCGGTGGCGCAGCGGGAGGCGGTGGCGGCGGCGTTGCGCGGCGTGGCCGAGGAACTGGTGAACCTGCCCGTGCCGGTGGTCGCGGCGATCGGCGGCAACCCGTCCGGCGAGGCGGCGGAGCTGGCCATGGCGTGCGACTGGCGGGTGCTGGCCGCCGACGGTGGGCTCGGGTGGGTGACGGACGGTCGGGTGACGGGCGATCAGGTGCTGGTGGCACGGCGCGTGACCGCCGAGGAGGCGTTGCGCACCGGGCTGGTGGACCGGGTCGTGCCGCGGTGCTCGGTGCTGCGGGCCGCCGTCGAACTCGCAAATGAGTGCAAGTCAACGCAAGCGGGACGTAAGTCCTGCCGTATAGTTGCTCCATGA
- a CDS encoding LacI family DNA-binding transcriptional regulator, with protein MTQRRLAEVAAKVGVSEATVSRVLNGKPGVSDATRSAVLTALDVLGYERPTQLRGERARLVGLVLPELQNPIFPAFADVVGNALAQRGFTPVLCTRTAGGVTEADYLELLFEQHVSGVVFAGGQYAQADASHEHYRQMTRRKLPAVLVNAAIDDLGFPRVSCDDAVAVEQAFGHLVALGHTRIGAVLGPSDHMPSRRKLTALLSCASVAGVELFEEHAMFSLEGGQAATTRLLHRGVTAILCASDPLALGAVRAVRRHGLKVPHDVSVVGYDDSPLMTCTEPPLTTVRQPIEAMGRAAVELLANQIAGTPVPDEELLFEPELVVRSSTAPAPR; from the coding sequence ATGACGCAACGGCGGTTGGCGGAAGTGGCCGCGAAGGTCGGCGTGAGCGAGGCGACGGTCAGCCGGGTGCTCAACGGCAAGCCGGGGGTGTCCGACGCGACGCGCTCGGCCGTGCTCACGGCCCTGGACGTGCTCGGGTACGAGCGGCCGACGCAGCTGCGCGGTGAACGCGCCCGGTTGGTCGGCCTGGTGCTGCCGGAGCTGCAGAACCCGATCTTCCCCGCGTTCGCCGACGTGGTCGGCAACGCGCTGGCGCAGCGCGGCTTCACGCCGGTGCTGTGCACCCGGACCGCCGGCGGGGTGACCGAGGCGGACTACCTGGAGCTGCTGTTCGAGCAGCACGTGTCCGGGGTGGTGTTCGCCGGCGGGCAGTACGCGCAGGCGGACGCGTCGCACGAGCACTACCGGCAGATGACGCGGCGCAAGCTGCCCGCCGTGCTGGTGAACGCGGCCATAGACGATCTCGGCTTCCCGCGCGTGTCGTGCGACGACGCGGTGGCCGTCGAGCAGGCGTTCGGGCACCTGGTGGCGCTGGGGCACACCCGGATCGGGGCGGTGCTGGGCCCGTCGGACCACATGCCGTCGCGGCGGAAGCTGACCGCGTTGTTGTCGTGCGCGTCGGTCGCCGGGGTGGAGCTGTTCGAGGAGCACGCGATGTTCTCGCTGGAGGGCGGGCAGGCCGCCACCACGCGCCTGCTGCACCGGGGCGTCACCGCGATCCTGTGCGCCTCGGACCCCCTGGCGCTGGGCGCCGTGCGCGCCGTGCGCCGGCACGGCCTCAAGGTGCCGCACGACGTGTCCGTGGTCGGCTACGACGACTCGCCGCTCATGACCTGCACCGAGCCGCCGTTGACCACGGTCCGCCAGCCGATCGAGGCGATGGGCCGCGCCGCCGTGGAGCTGCTGGCGAACCAGATCGCCGGCACCCCGGTCCCGGACGAGGAACTGCTCTTCGAACCGGAGCTGGTCGTCCGCTCCTCCACCGCCCCCGCCCCCCGCTGA
- a CDS encoding glycoside hydrolase family 13 protein gives MNWWRGAAIYQVYPRSFADGNGDGIGDLAGLRQKLPYLAELGVDAIWLSPWYPSPLADGGYDVADYRDIEPVFGTLVEAEKLIGEAHAVGLRVIIDIVPNHCSDQHPWFQEALAGEGRDRFWFHEGDEPPNDWRSRFGGPAWSQAPDGSWYLHLYSPEQPDLNWTNPRVRAEFESILRFWLDRGVDGFRIDVADGLVKDFSRPDAELPYSDQDGVHDIYRSWRKVLDEYPDERVFVGEMWLPDPERFARYLRADELHSAFNFDFLCCPWESGELRRVIDGTLAAHAPVGAPPTWVLSNHDVTRHVSRMGREDSSFDFGRRQHLTPTDLELGTKRARAAIMLTTALPGCVYVYQGEELGLEEVDDLPDELREDPVWVRSGHTDRGRDGCRVPIPWGDDGPSWLPRPEHWRSLSVAAQTAAPDSMLAHYRTVLALRRSEPSLGDGPMEWLELGPGVVAFRRGDDFACVLNLSAEPVALPAHDAVLLSSGPLVDGAVPPDTAAWIRPAR, from the coding sequence ATGAACTGGTGGCGCGGTGCGGCCATCTACCAGGTGTACCCGCGCAGCTTCGCCGACGGCAACGGCGACGGGATCGGGGATCTGGCGGGTCTGCGCCAGAAGCTCCCGTACCTCGCCGAGTTGGGTGTGGACGCGATCTGGCTCAGCCCCTGGTACCCGTCCCCGTTGGCGGACGGCGGCTACGACGTCGCCGACTACCGCGACATCGAGCCGGTGTTCGGCACGCTCGTCGAGGCGGAGAAGCTGATCGGCGAGGCGCACGCGGTCGGCCTGCGGGTGATCATCGACATCGTGCCCAACCACTGCTCCGACCAGCACCCCTGGTTCCAGGAGGCGTTGGCGGGGGAGGGCCGGGACCGGTTCTGGTTCCACGAGGGCGACGAGCCGCCGAACGACTGGAGGTCGCGGTTCGGCGGCCCGGCGTGGAGCCAGGCGCCGGACGGGTCGTGGTACCTGCACCTGTACAGCCCGGAGCAGCCGGACCTGAACTGGACCAACCCGCGGGTGCGGGCCGAGTTCGAGTCGATCCTGCGGTTCTGGCTGGACCGGGGCGTCGACGGGTTCCGCATCGACGTCGCCGACGGCCTGGTCAAGGACTTCTCCAGGCCGGACGCCGAGCTGCCGTACTCCGACCAGGACGGCGTGCACGACATCTACCGCTCGTGGCGGAAGGTGCTCGACGAGTACCCGGACGAGCGGGTGTTCGTCGGCGAGATGTGGTTGCCCGACCCGGAGCGGTTCGCCCGCTACCTGCGCGCGGACGAGCTGCACTCGGCGTTCAACTTCGACTTCCTGTGCTGCCCGTGGGAGTCCGGCGAGCTGCGGCGGGTCATCGACGGCACGCTCGCCGCGCACGCGCCGGTCGGCGCGCCGCCGACCTGGGTGCTGTCCAACCACGACGTGACGCGGCACGTGTCGCGGATGGGCCGGGAGGACTCGTCGTTCGACTTCGGCCGGCGACAGCACCTGACGCCGACGGACCTGGAGCTGGGCACGAAGCGCGCGCGGGCGGCGATCATGCTGACCACCGCGCTGCCCGGCTGCGTCTACGTCTACCAGGGGGAGGAGCTGGGGCTGGAGGAGGTGGACGACCTGCCCGACGAGCTGCGCGAGGACCCGGTGTGGGTGCGTTCGGGCCACACCGACCGGGGCCGTGACGGGTGCCGGGTGCCGATCCCGTGGGGTGACGACGGCCCGTCGTGGCTGCCCCGGCCGGAGCACTGGCGCTCGCTGTCGGTGGCCGCGCAGACCGCCGCGCCCGACTCGATGCTCGCGCACTACCGCACCGTGCTGGCGTTGCGGCGGTCGGAGCCGTCGCTGGGCGACGGGCCGATGGAGTGGCTGGAGCTCGGGCCGGGCGTGGTCGCGTTCCGCCGCGGCGACGACTTCGCGTGCGTGCTCAACCTGTCCGCCGAGCCGGTCGCGCTGCCCGCGCACGACGCCGTGCTGCTGAGCAGCGGGCCCCTCGTGGACGGCGCCGTGCCACCGGACACCGCGGCCTGGATCAGGCCTGCCCGCTAG
- a CDS encoding carbohydrate ABC transporter permease, translating to MRTLIAPGRAGVGYKVALAVTTVILTAVFVVPLVWVVLSAMKPAVELARVPPTILPRTWTPGTYVEAWELMDLGRYFLNTIVVAVGVWAVQLAVDVPAAYALSRLKPVLGKGILGMMLLTLMMPAAVLLVPTYLTIADLGLLNNPLALWLLGAANAFTVFLLKRFFDQLPAEVLEAARIDGAGQFTMLWRIVLPLSRPILAVVSIFAVVAAWKDFIWPLLVFSDPARQTLSVALQRFAPDTPVNLLLAGLVLSSVPMIGLFLVFQRHVLAGLTAGSVKG from the coding sequence GTGAGGACGTTGATCGCGCCGGGACGGGCCGGCGTCGGCTACAAGGTCGCGCTGGCGGTCACGACCGTCATCCTCACCGCGGTCTTCGTGGTGCCGCTGGTGTGGGTCGTGCTCTCGGCCATGAAACCGGCCGTGGAGCTGGCCCGGGTGCCGCCGACGATCCTGCCGCGGACGTGGACGCCCGGCACGTACGTCGAGGCGTGGGAGCTGATGGACCTCGGCCGGTACTTCCTCAACACGATCGTCGTCGCGGTGGGGGTGTGGGCGGTGCAGCTCGCGGTCGACGTGCCCGCGGCGTACGCCCTGTCACGGCTCAAGCCCGTGCTGGGCAAGGGGATCCTCGGCATGATGCTGCTGACCCTGATGATGCCCGCCGCGGTGCTGCTGGTGCCGACCTACCTGACGATCGCCGACCTCGGGCTGCTCAACAACCCGCTGGCGCTGTGGCTGTTGGGCGCGGCCAACGCGTTCACCGTGTTCCTGCTCAAGCGGTTCTTCGACCAGCTGCCCGCGGAGGTGCTGGAGGCGGCGCGGATCGACGGCGCCGGCCAGTTCACCATGCTGTGGCGGATCGTGCTGCCGCTGTCCCGGCCGATCCTGGCGGTCGTGTCCATCTTCGCGGTCGTGGCCGCGTGGAAGGACTTCATCTGGCCGCTGCTGGTGTTCTCCGACCCGGCGCGGCAGACGCTCAGCGTCGCGTTGCAGCGCTTCGCCCCCGACACCCCGGTCAACCTGCTGCTGGCCGGCCTCGTGCTGTCCAGCGTGCCGATGATCGGCCTGTTCCTGGTGTTCCAGCGGCACGTGCTGGCGGGTCTCACCGCCGGCAGCGTGAAGGGCTGA
- a CDS encoding type 2 lanthipeptide synthetase LanM family protein, protein MFPSAVDRPPAAWWLSGVRGNPQELVVPRGRPSWAAFVERATTTAARADFAGGGPTADADNPAEAFAHALRPLVRAAVALDPRLDADFAHALGRRLARIAARTLVLELNLDRVGGRLDGDTPRERFADFVRGVDLPALFGRYPVLARLLGQACLHAVEAHGELLDRFAADRPEIVRTLLDGRDPGSLAQVETGRGDPHARGRSVAVLTFADGRRVVYKPRPVALHQAFADLVTWFDGHTGLGLRLPQALARPGHGWLEFVEHRPCADVTEVGRFYQRLGALIALLYAVDGTDMHYENLVAAADQPVLVDVETLFHPTVGTATDPAVRALARSVHRTAVLPRVLLGEHGALDVGGMGGDHGDRPPTEGVAWLHPGTDRMRLVRRPVPMPPAHNRPVVDGLEAEPADYQGALLAGFRVGYDALCDHRADLLGPDGLLSAFADLPVRFVPRMTQLYATLLDESTHPDAVRGAADRQDVLDLLWDGTADDDVSRALVPHEMRDLWAGDVPLFTTRPGSRDVWTSTGQRLPGLLPSSALDAVTAKVAALDEVDKHDQQWLISAGLASRPRPVDHRTGRGVASPVEAGVPDPQRLLVAACGIADEVLAHATTADGRVNWVGLELVDDRHWAVAPMGAGLSNGYTGVALFLAQLGELTGAARYTEFARDALRPIPGLLAAFAEDAGMAAAVGSGAFHGLGGISYALARLANLLHDDGIGDWLRSAVEVATAVEAIGEDPANVVEGWAGGLAAMLAVRAESGLPAASALARAYADRLAAATPGGDGFARGRAGVGWALLRYARAAGDQRYGVVGRANLRADHALRQRLLDVTEADHSWCSGLSGAVLAHCAHPDQPVDAHTLHLDRCLNALAVHEPLRDLSLCHGELGVIESLTVLAERGHGLAAAMRTRRAGLVLGALDQYGARCGTPGGVPSAGLLTGLSGIGYGLLRLGFPERVPSVLLLGSTHDIDPLEEITR, encoded by the coding sequence GTGTTCCCCTCCGCCGTCGACCGGCCGCCCGCAGCGTGGTGGCTCAGCGGTGTGCGCGGGAACCCCCAAGAGCTGGTCGTCCCCCGTGGACGGCCCTCATGGGCCGCGTTCGTGGAACGCGCCACCACGACCGCGGCCCGTGCAGACTTCGCCGGCGGCGGGCCGACCGCCGACGCCGACAACCCGGCCGAGGCGTTCGCGCACGCGCTGAGACCCCTGGTGCGCGCGGCGGTCGCCCTCGACCCCAGGTTGGACGCCGACTTCGCCCACGCGCTGGGCAGGCGGCTGGCCCGGATCGCCGCGCGCACGCTCGTGCTGGAGCTCAACCTCGACCGGGTCGGCGGGCGGCTCGACGGCGACACGCCGCGGGAGCGGTTCGCCGACTTCGTCCGGGGTGTCGACCTGCCCGCGCTGTTCGGCCGGTACCCGGTGCTGGCCCGGCTGCTCGGCCAGGCCTGCCTGCACGCGGTCGAGGCGCACGGCGAGCTGCTCGACCGGTTCGCCGCCGATCGGCCGGAGATCGTGCGGACCCTCCTCGACGGCCGTGACCCCGGTTCCCTGGCGCAGGTGGAGACGGGCCGGGGCGACCCGCACGCGCGGGGCCGCTCGGTGGCCGTGCTGACCTTCGCCGACGGCCGCCGGGTGGTCTACAAGCCCCGGCCGGTGGCGTTGCACCAGGCGTTCGCGGACCTGGTGACCTGGTTCGACGGGCACACCGGCCTCGGCCTGCGGCTGCCGCAGGCGCTCGCCCGGCCGGGCCACGGGTGGCTGGAGTTCGTCGAGCACCGCCCGTGCGCGGACGTCACCGAGGTCGGCCGGTTCTACCAGCGGCTCGGCGCGCTGATCGCGCTGCTGTACGCGGTGGACGGCACCGACATGCACTACGAGAACCTGGTCGCGGCGGCCGACCAGCCGGTGCTGGTGGACGTGGAGACGCTGTTCCACCCCACGGTGGGCACGGCGACGGACCCGGCGGTCCGGGCGCTGGCCCGGTCCGTGCACCGCACCGCGGTGCTGCCGCGGGTGCTGCTGGGCGAGCACGGCGCGCTGGACGTCGGCGGCATGGGCGGCGACCACGGCGACCGGCCGCCGACCGAGGGGGTGGCCTGGCTGCACCCCGGCACCGACCGGATGCGCCTGGTGCGCAGGCCCGTGCCGATGCCGCCCGCGCACAACCGGCCCGTGGTGGACGGCCTGGAGGCCGAGCCCGCCGACTACCAGGGCGCGCTGCTGGCCGGGTTCCGGGTCGGCTACGACGCCCTCTGCGACCACCGGGCCGACCTGCTCGGCCCGGACGGGCTGCTGAGCGCCTTCGCCGACCTGCCGGTGCGGTTCGTGCCGCGGATGACCCAGCTGTACGCGACGTTGCTGGACGAGTCGACGCACCCGGACGCGGTGCGCGGCGCGGCGGACCGCCAGGACGTCCTCGACCTGCTGTGGGACGGCACGGCGGACGACGACGTGTCACGCGCCCTGGTGCCGCACGAGATGCGCGACCTGTGGGCGGGCGACGTGCCGCTGTTCACCACCCGGCCGGGCAGCCGCGACGTGTGGACCTCGACCGGGCAGCGCCTGCCGGGCCTGCTGCCGTCCTCCGCGCTGGACGCCGTCACGGCCAAGGTCGCCGCGCTGGACGAGGTGGACAAGCACGACCAGCAGTGGCTGATCAGCGCCGGGCTGGCGAGCCGGCCGCGGCCGGTCGACCACCGCACCGGCCGCGGGGTCGCGTCGCCGGTGGAGGCGGGCGTCCCCGACCCGCAACGGCTGCTGGTCGCCGCGTGCGGCATCGCCGACGAGGTGCTCGCGCACGCCACGACCGCCGACGGCCGGGTCAACTGGGTGGGCCTGGAGCTGGTGGACGACCGGCACTGGGCGGTGGCCCCGATGGGCGCGGGCCTGTCCAACGGCTACACCGGCGTCGCGTTGTTCCTGGCGCAGCTCGGCGAGCTCACCGGCGCCGCCCGGTACACCGAGTTCGCGCGCGACGCGTTGCGGCCGATCCCCGGGTTGCTGGCCGCGTTCGCCGAGGACGCCGGGATGGCGGCGGCCGTCGGCAGCGGCGCGTTCCACGGGCTGGGCGGCATCTCCTACGCCTTGGCACGGCTGGCGAACCTGCTGCACGACGACGGGATCGGCGACTGGCTGCGGTCGGCCGTGGAGGTCGCGACCGCGGTCGAGGCGATCGGCGAGGACCCGGCCAACGTGGTCGAGGGCTGGGCGGGCGGCCTGGCCGCGATGCTGGCGGTGCGGGCGGAGAGCGGCTTGCCCGCCGCCTCGGCGCTGGCCCGCGCCTACGCCGACCGGCTCGCCGCGGCCACTCCCGGCGGCGACGGCTTCGCGCGCGGCCGGGCCGGCGTCGGCTGGGCGTTGCTGCGCTACGCGCGGGCGGCGGGCGATCAGCGCTACGGTGTGGTCGGCCGGGCGAACCTGCGCGCGGACCACGCGCTGCGGCAACGCCTGCTCGACGTGACCGAGGCGGACCACAGCTGGTGCTCCGGGCTCTCCGGCGCGGTGCTCGCGCACTGCGCGCACCCGGACCAGCCGGTCGACGCGCACACCCTGCACCTGGACCGGTGCCTGAACGCCTTGGCGGTGCACGAGCCCTTGCGCGACCTGAGCCTGTGCCACGGCGAGCTGGGCGTGATCGAGTCCTTGACCGTCCTCGCCGAACGCGGGCACGGCCTGGCCGCGGCCATGCGCACCCGGCGCGCGGGACTGGTCCTCGGCGCGCTGGACCAGTACGGGGCGCGCTGCGGCACGCCCGGCGGCGTGCCGTCGGCCGGCCTGCTCACCGGGTTGTCCGGTATCGGGTACGGCTTGCTCCGCCTAGGTTTTCCCGAGCGGGTGCCTTCGGTGCTCCTGCTCGGATCAACGCACGACATCGACCCCCTCGAGGAGATCACCCGATGA
- a CDS encoding alkene reductase, translated as MSTAFEPLDLAGTKLANRIVMSPMTRSRAYDTVPTPVMAEYYAQRASAGLIITEGIQPSAVGQGYPHTPGLHTDEQVAGWRVVTDAVHEAGGRIFAQLMHSGRIGHPSLLPGDLHPVGASPVRAAGQLYTGEGMTELVTPVELGPADIEATIADFAAAARRAVDAGFDGIELHGANGYLLHQFLADNTNLRDDEWGGSVENRIRFTVEVVRATAEAIGGARVGLRISPFNRYNDIAEETTAELYPALVDAIEPFGLAYLHIGEAGDRALTLELRERFSGVLILNPHTPDGVTGPDHLSLLDEGVADAVSFGALFLANPDLPARLANGGPFNTPDQATFFGGAEQGYTDYPALTSVNA; from the coding sequence ATGAGCACCGCGTTCGAGCCGCTCGACCTCGCCGGCACCAAGTTGGCCAACCGGATCGTGATGTCGCCGATGACTCGCAGCCGCGCGTACGACACGGTGCCGACGCCCGTGATGGCCGAGTACTACGCCCAGCGGGCCAGTGCCGGGCTGATCATCACCGAGGGCATCCAGCCGTCCGCGGTCGGCCAGGGCTACCCGCACACGCCGGGGCTGCACACCGACGAGCAGGTCGCCGGCTGGCGCGTCGTCACGGACGCGGTGCACGAGGCGGGCGGCCGGATCTTCGCGCAGCTCATGCACTCCGGCCGGATCGGCCACCCGAGCCTGCTGCCCGGCGACCTGCACCCCGTCGGGGCGTCACCGGTGCGCGCGGCGGGCCAGCTGTACACCGGCGAGGGGATGACCGAGCTCGTCACGCCGGTCGAGCTGGGCCCGGCCGACATCGAGGCCACCATCGCCGACTTCGCCGCCGCCGCGCGCCGGGCGGTCGACGCCGGGTTCGACGGGATCGAGCTGCACGGCGCCAACGGCTACCTGCTGCACCAGTTCCTGGCCGACAACACCAACCTGCGCGACGACGAGTGGGGCGGCTCGGTGGAGAACCGCATCCGGTTCACCGTCGAGGTCGTGCGCGCCACGGCCGAGGCGATCGGCGGCGCCCGCGTGGGCCTGCGGATCTCGCCGTTCAACCGGTACAACGACATCGCCGAGGAGACGACCGCCGAGCTGTACCCGGCCCTGGTCGACGCGATCGAGCCGTTCGGCCTGGCCTACCTGCACATCGGCGAGGCCGGCGACCGGGCGTTGACGCTGGAGCTGCGCGAGCGGTTCTCCGGGGTGCTGATCCTCAACCCGCACACGCCGGACGGCGTGACCGGCCCGGACCACCTGTCCCTGCTGGACGAGGGCGTGGCGGACGCGGTGAGCTTCGGCGCGCTGTTCCTGGCCAACCCGGACCTGCCCGCCCGCCTGGCGAACGGCGGCCCGTTCAACACGCCGGACCAGGCGACGTTCTTCGGCGGCGCGGAGCAGGGCTACACCGACTACCCGGCCCTGACCAGCGTGAACGCCTGA